In one bacterium genomic region, the following are encoded:
- a CDS encoding glycosyltransferase family 4 protein encodes MRIGYVHSRAFPSVEANVVQVVQMCRAFAALGHEVTLFIPRRNEFDTDETALVQARNLFGEQLGFKIVFVPRRKIFGRLEVLGSVSGTLEAIRKHPQDLIYSRNPWSVAFLPRANVPFIWEAHEEHVHKRSKFLGKLLQSLIVRTSKRPELVKVVAISGALARVWEGYGVPRGKLIAAHDGVDLELFGAPQSRLSARMALGISPNKRVVVYTGALKRDRGINMILAAAQRVSDAEYYIVGGDEQEIRFWQSEINRLQLSNTHLVGRIAHQEVPRWLAASDILLMMWTWKVPTISVCSPMKLFEYMAARRMIVGPAFPTVLEVLENRKDAILFEPDSIEEMEQALREGLARCDETDMPDSAFQKVARDYTWEARCRRILESL; translated from the coding sequence TTGCGAATCGGTTACGTCCATAGCCGCGCTTTCCCATCGGTGGAAGCCAACGTTGTTCAAGTCGTGCAGATGTGCCGAGCTTTTGCTGCACTTGGTCACGAAGTTACACTCTTCATTCCACGTCGAAACGAGTTTGATACGGACGAAACCGCTCTCGTGCAGGCGCGGAATCTCTTCGGAGAGCAACTCGGTTTCAAGATTGTCTTTGTTCCACGGAGGAAGATTTTCGGTCGTCTCGAGGTCCTGGGCAGTGTTTCTGGAACCCTCGAAGCAATTCGCAAGCACCCACAGGACTTGATTTACAGCCGCAATCCTTGGTCGGTTGCGTTTCTGCCGCGGGCAAACGTGCCGTTCATCTGGGAAGCGCACGAAGAACATGTGCACAAACGCTCCAAGTTCCTCGGAAAATTGCTTCAAAGTTTGATCGTGCGCACATCGAAGCGGCCCGAATTGGTCAAGGTTGTCGCAATTTCCGGAGCTCTGGCGCGGGTGTGGGAAGGCTATGGCGTGCCACGCGGCAAATTGATAGCCGCTCATGACGGAGTTGACTTGGAACTGTTTGGAGCCCCGCAAAGCAGGCTATCCGCCAGAATGGCGCTGGGCATAAGTCCAAACAAGCGGGTCGTTGTCTATACAGGTGCACTTAAGCGGGATCGGGGAATCAACATGATCCTCGCCGCGGCGCAACGGGTGTCCGATGCTGAGTATTACATCGTCGGGGGTGACGAGCAAGAGATTCGTTTTTGGCAAAGCGAGATTAATCGGTTACAGCTGTCGAATACACACTTGGTCGGGCGAATCGCGCATCAGGAGGTACCGCGTTGGCTGGCCGCTTCAGACATCCTTTTGATGATGTGGACATGGAAGGTGCCAACGATATCGGTCTGCTCACCGATGAAGTTGTTTGAATATATGGCCGCGCGGCGGATGATTGTCGGGCCCGCCTTTCCCACAGTGCTTGAAGTTCTTGAAAATCGAAAGGACGCAATTCTTTTTGAACCGGATAGCATCGAAGAGATGGAACAGGCGTTGCGAGAAGGGCTTGCGCGATGTGATGAGACCGACATGCCGGACAGCGCTTTTCAGAAAGTTGCGCGAGACTATACATGGGAAGCTCGCTGCCGGAGAATTCTTGAGAGTTTATAG
- the hslU gene encoding ATP-dependent protease ATPase subunit HslU, which produces MTPHTPPLQIPQLSPREIVKELDHYIIGQDAAKKAVAIALRNRWRRQQVEGELRDEIYPNNIILIGPTGVGKTELARRLANLAGAPFIKVEASKYTEVGYVGRDVESMVRDLTDLAVAKVRAEYMDSAHGKLDALIEERLLDLLQPPSIPDSEEGDSAAKAEQQQKRDAWQKRRTELRDELRTGKLDEESVEIEISESSMPLMQIFSAQGIEEMGFNLPEAMGEGATRRKLVEASIPEARELLFEEEFDREIDMDRIVREAIRRTEALGIVFFDEIDKIVASSDGENSGPDVSRSGVQRDILPVVEGTTVTTKYGPVKTDHILFIAAGAFSNAKPSDLIPELQGRFPIRVEMDRLGEEEYYRILTEPRNALIKQYQALLATEGVKLEFTRDALRELARTASDVNERTEDIGARRLHTILTTLLEDILFDAADMEKKDVRITKGFVQSRLKDIVEDEDLSRFIL; this is translated from the coding sequence ATGACACCACATACCCCCCCACTGCAAATTCCCCAACTTTCTCCGCGAGAAATCGTCAAAGAGTTGGATCATTACATCATCGGACAGGACGCCGCCAAAAAGGCCGTGGCGATCGCGTTGCGCAATCGCTGGCGGCGTCAGCAGGTGGAAGGTGAGCTTCGCGACGAAATCTATCCGAACAACATCATTCTAATCGGCCCGACGGGTGTCGGTAAGACGGAACTCGCGCGCAGGCTGGCAAATCTGGCGGGCGCACCGTTCATTAAAGTTGAAGCCTCAAAGTATACGGAAGTCGGTTATGTCGGCCGTGATGTGGAGTCTATGGTCCGCGACTTGACGGATTTGGCAGTCGCGAAAGTTCGCGCGGAGTACATGGACTCAGCGCACGGCAAGCTCGATGCGTTGATCGAGGAGCGGCTGCTGGATCTGCTGCAACCGCCATCGATTCCTGATTCCGAAGAGGGCGATTCGGCAGCAAAAGCAGAACAACAACAGAAACGGGATGCTTGGCAGAAGAGACGAACCGAGTTGCGTGATGAGCTGCGCACCGGAAAGCTCGACGAAGAGTCGGTTGAGATTGAGATTAGCGAATCTTCCATGCCGTTGATGCAAATCTTTTCGGCTCAGGGGATTGAGGAAATGGGTTTCAACCTGCCCGAAGCGATGGGCGAAGGCGCGACACGCCGCAAGCTGGTTGAGGCATCGATTCCTGAAGCGCGTGAACTGTTATTCGAAGAAGAGTTTGACAGAGAGATCGACATGGACCGTATCGTGCGCGAGGCAATTCGCCGCACGGAGGCCTTGGGGATCGTGTTCTTCGACGAAATTGACAAGATCGTCGCTTCATCCGATGGCGAGAATAGCGGTCCCGACGTTTCGCGCTCGGGAGTGCAGCGCGATATTCTGCCTGTCGTGGAAGGGACGACAGTCACGACCAAGTATGGTCCGGTGAAGACGGATCACATTCTGTTCATCGCTGCGGGCGCGTTTTCGAATGCAAAGCCTTCCGATTTGATCCCTGAATTGCAGGGGCGATTTCCGATTCGAGTAGAGATGGACAGGCTTGGTGAGGAAGAATATTATCGAATCTTGACCGAGCCGCGCAATGCTCTTATCAAACAGTATCAGGCGCTGTTAGCCACCGAAGGCGTCAAGCTGGAGTTTACGCGAGACGCCCTACGGGAGCTTGCGCGCACCGCAAGCGACGTGAACGAGCGGACGGAGGATATCGGGGCCAGACGGCTGCATACGATCTTGACGACGTTGCTCGAGGATATCCTGTTTGACGCTGCAGACATGGAGAAAAAAGACGTACGAATCACGAAAGGGTTTGTGCAGTCGCGACTGAAGGACATTGTTGAAGATGAAGACCTGTCGAGATTCATTCTCTAA
- a CDS encoding T9SS type A sorting domain-containing protein, whose translation MKTTRMARHGLWVLCLCFVASAYAGSDAEVARKTVLNASLSRTVMSYEFDQQEVVLQASLARELGDLSGCGSLLAIAGTGAPVAHVLNVELGEQVFSAMSLAQVPQSEQELIHVGEPAIVHGVRIVGVHASPLVMTESGLRTVRRVEFEITTSGGASVNEIWAPRPLHWAFMPMLRQMVDNLDDLNPLVSLDAPARLLVLGSTKLLTQDLAGQARYEEWLDLKRRKGYSVQIVTLAQIQQAFGDSTKIGIRNFVASTYNDPSLPPLVYATIIGDYNTSNTSFPTDLIVNPEHANETSVGDNYFFAVDGTDYISDVFHGRISGQSVAEYLAYFRKVVVYETTPVTDNPQWFRSLTAVAGNYADGSGTFPVTPVWNMNWAREYVMNNGCITDADTFYYHDNTESAGEWTEEIVQDINQGVCAVWYRGWAGSQAWQYPVLRIQDIQNLNVGGRFPAVWAIVCGSGNFAFPGGPCLGEKFTTGLGTPNAPNGAIVFYGASDLHTNTKHNNAMLAAMAQGLIVDGLRASGPLALAGKLEVYRQYPLERAPGDQVHFYGFHVFNILGDPETPLYFCEPGDFNVNYPPTLSQGETFFRVTVTNSSSGQPVPNAVVAARPSGASLSSWTSLTDAQGQANVPVSLTGASNMQLTVWRPEYVMYRNELSVAQLPRDPFIGESEFDAGEDGVPNPGETFQIRFNVLNHGTEAATWSLSTTAENDWCTVISGSATTPQIAPGSSALSSPITVHVADNMWNGAQPALNVSFDDGQMSVTRQFRFAVHAPDPHILALIVQDGDGVLSPGESANIAVRIKNMSQTNATALSATVHSFDNAISFTDNSLDWTNVNFGEETVSTTTITASIPGNVTQGRQIALRFVFSWNGVPYTFKQAILTAGAITPNVPTGPDAYGYYAYEDTDVGYSATPTYSWTELDPDFGGIGGTAFVVRDDTHEGLPLPAPFTFYGETYDSIFVCSNGWLSFGTATLPEFRNWEIPSPIGPPAMVCPFWDDLISYLDTLEPNDNLEHRIYTRQDGNRFIVQWRTLNRAGLNQSIPNADSCIFQVVLEYPAGSGDGSILFLYNQIANTDSRNNYGTVGIQDEMHLRGIGLTFANSYLPSVSPLAAGRAIRFTTTPPDSYLDAENPTVGVPSAFAFHSAYPNPFNPSTELRFDLPQGGVTVLKIYDTLGREVATLIDDRLAAGTHVAHFDASSLGSGVYFARLISGTNTAVQKIVLLK comes from the coding sequence ATGAAGACAACGCGCATGGCACGCCATGGATTGTGGGTGCTCTGTTTGTGCTTCGTTGCGTCTGCCTACGCGGGTTCGGATGCAGAGGTTGCAAGAAAGACGGTGCTGAATGCATCACTTTCACGCACCGTCATGAGCTATGAATTTGATCAGCAGGAAGTGGTATTGCAGGCAAGTCTTGCTCGAGAGTTGGGCGACCTGAGCGGCTGCGGCTCTCTGCTGGCCATTGCGGGGACGGGAGCACCTGTTGCCCACGTCTTGAACGTGGAACTGGGTGAACAGGTATTCTCTGCCATGAGTCTTGCTCAAGTTCCCCAAAGTGAACAGGAGCTGATTCATGTCGGAGAACCGGCAATCGTGCACGGAGTTCGGATTGTGGGCGTTCATGCATCGCCGCTGGTCATGACGGAATCGGGACTTCGAACAGTTCGGCGGGTTGAATTTGAGATCACAACGTCAGGAGGAGCAAGCGTCAATGAGATATGGGCTCCACGGCCATTGCACTGGGCGTTTATGCCGATGCTCAGGCAGATGGTTGACAATCTCGATGATCTCAATCCGCTTGTTTCGCTCGACGCACCTGCGCGCTTGCTCGTGCTGGGATCAACCAAGTTGCTTACCCAAGACCTCGCAGGACAAGCGAGATACGAAGAGTGGCTTGATCTGAAGCGCCGCAAGGGTTACAGCGTGCAAATCGTCACGCTGGCGCAGATTCAGCAGGCGTTCGGCGACTCGACCAAGATCGGGATTCGCAACTTCGTTGCTTCAACCTACAACGATCCTTCTTTGCCGCCGCTGGTCTATGCGACGATCATCGGGGATTACAATACGAGCAATACCTCGTTTCCTACAGACTTGATCGTCAACCCCGAGCACGCTAACGAGACGTCGGTGGGAGACAACTACTTTTTTGCCGTTGACGGAACGGATTACATCAGCGACGTGTTTCACGGACGCATTTCCGGACAGTCTGTTGCAGAGTACTTGGCCTATTTCCGCAAGGTCGTCGTCTATGAAACAACCCCTGTCACGGACAATCCTCAGTGGTTTCGCAGTCTGACCGCTGTTGCCGGCAACTACGCTGACGGATCAGGTACGTTTCCGGTGACTCCGGTGTGGAACATGAATTGGGCGCGCGAGTATGTCATGAATAACGGTTGCATCACCGATGCGGACACGTTCTATTACCATGACAACACCGAGAGCGCCGGCGAGTGGACGGAGGAAATAGTTCAGGACATCAATCAAGGCGTTTGCGCGGTTTGGTATCGTGGGTGGGCGGGTTCTCAGGCATGGCAGTATCCTGTTCTGAGAATTCAGGATATTCAGAATCTGAACGTAGGCGGACGCTTTCCGGCAGTCTGGGCGATTGTCTGCGGAAGCGGCAATTTCGCCTTCCCGGGCGGACCTTGCCTTGGCGAGAAGTTTACAACCGGACTCGGCACACCAAACGCGCCGAATGGAGCAATCGTGTTCTACGGCGCAAGCGATTTGCACACGAACACGAAGCATAACAATGCCATGCTCGCGGCGATGGCACAGGGGCTAATCGTGGATGGACTTCGGGCATCGGGTCCGTTGGCGTTGGCCGGGAAGTTGGAAGTTTACCGGCAGTATCCATTGGAGCGGGCGCCGGGCGACCAAGTGCACTTCTACGGATTCCACGTGTTCAACATTCTTGGGGATCCGGAGACGCCGCTCTATTTCTGTGAGCCAGGCGACTTCAATGTTAATTATCCCCCGACACTTTCGCAGGGAGAAACATTCTTCAGGGTAACCGTCACGAATTCGTCCAGCGGACAGCCCGTCCCCAATGCGGTGGTTGCGGCGCGCCCTTCCGGAGCGTCCTTGTCATCATGGACGAGCCTCACGGACGCGCAAGGACAGGCCAATGTGCCTGTTAGCCTGACCGGTGCTTCGAACATGCAGCTTACGGTTTGGCGTCCAGAGTATGTTATGTATCGCAATGAACTCTCAGTTGCTCAGCTTCCGCGTGACCCGTTCATTGGTGAATCTGAGTTTGATGCGGGAGAAGACGGCGTGCCGAATCCGGGAGAGACGTTCCAGATTCGATTTAACGTCCTGAATCACGGGACTGAGGCAGCAACGTGGTCGCTCTCGACAACGGCAGAGAATGACTGGTGCACCGTTATTAGCGGATCCGCGACTACACCACAGATTGCTCCAGGTTCTTCCGCTCTTAGCTCGCCAATTACCGTCCACGTCGCGGACAACATGTGGAACGGCGCACAACCTGCACTCAATGTCTCCTTTGACGATGGACAGATGAGTGTCACCAGGCAGTTCCGTTTTGCGGTTCATGCCCCAGATCCACACATTCTCGCGCTGATTGTGCAAGATGGAGACGGAGTGCTGTCGCCCGGTGAGTCAGCAAACATAGCCGTCCGTATCAAGAATATGAGCCAGACCAACGCCACGGCGCTATCTGCCACGGTTCATAGTTTTGACAATGCGATCAGCTTCACTGATAACAGCCTGGATTGGACGAATGTCAATTTCGGTGAAGAGACGGTAAGCACGACAACGATAACCGCCTCTATTCCCGGCAACGTGACACAAGGAAGACAGATTGCACTGAGATTTGTATTCTCGTGGAATGGAGTACCCTATACGTTTAAGCAGGCCATTCTGACTGCCGGTGCTATTACGCCGAACGTACCGACGGGACCGGACGCCTACGGGTATTATGCTTATGAAGACACCGATGTCGGATATTCTGCAACACCGACCTATTCCTGGACTGAGCTTGATCCGGACTTCGGAGGAATTGGAGGTACCGCTTTCGTCGTGCGAGATGACACCCATGAAGGCCTGCCCCTGCCTGCACCGTTCACGTTCTACGGTGAGACATACGACTCCATCTTTGTGTGTTCGAACGGCTGGTTGTCGTTCGGCACTGCCACTCTTCCTGAGTTTCGCAACTGGGAAATCCCTTCTCCGATTGGACCGCCAGCCATGGTGTGCCCGTTCTGGGATGATTTGATTTCATATCTTGATACGCTCGAGCCGAACGACAATCTCGAGCACAGAATCTACACACGTCAAGACGGCAATCGGTTCATCGTTCAGTGGAGAACTTTGAATCGCGCGGGACTGAATCAGAGCATACCGAACGCCGATTCGTGCATCTTCCAAGTAGTGCTCGAGTATCCCGCCGGAAGCGGCGATGGCTCAATCCTGTTTCTCTACAATCAGATCGCAAATACCGACAGCCGCAATAACTATGGAACGGTCGGCATTCAGGATGAAATGCATCTGCGCGGTATTGGTCTAACGTTTGCGAACAGCTACCTGCCTTCTGTTTCGCCGTTGGCCGCTGGACGAGCGATTCGATTTACGACGACACCGCCGGATTCATACCTTGATGCGGAGAATCCAACAGTCGGAGTGCCTTCAGCTTTTGCCTTCCATTCGGCGTATCCGAATCCCTTTAACCCCTCCACTGAATTGCGATTCGATCTCCCGCAAGGCGGTGTGACGGTGTTGAAGATTTATGATACTTTGGGGCGTGAAGTGGCAACGTTGATCGATGACCGCCTTGCAGCCGGGACACATGTCGCCCATTTTGACGCGTCAAGCTTGGGCTCCGGCGTTTACTTCGCACGGTTGATTTCCGGAACAAACACCGCCGTGCAGAAGATAGTTCTGCTGAAGTAA
- a CDS encoding mechanosensitive ion channel family protein: MREDSLLEQFRYITLEEWILAGAALAGGWILMKLAMLVIRRLAKLAERTQGDADDIILAAVRRPVAWMCFFLGLWVALTVLPLPSEPVDIDRFFYSFMKSATIFIGFWLIVRLISGFMKSAEERAKLVNPQIAGIIPLGRKSIVVVMWIVATLIALQNIGYSVTSLLAGIGLGGAALALAAKDTLSNVFGSIVIFVDKPFAVGDYVKVGSIEGIVEEVTLRVTRIRTFERSLITVPNSDLTTKPIENFSRREKRRIRMEIAVTYDTPAAKLEEAIASIRQLIVEDEGLHTDAHHVYFFKFDTSSLNILVQCFTVDTDFQLFLETQHRLLMNIKRELERIGVEFAFPTQTLHIAGFPESLGTKSVTHAS, from the coding sequence ATGCGAGAAGATTCCCTGCTTGAACAGTTTAGGTACATTACTTTAGAAGAATGGATCTTGGCTGGCGCGGCGCTGGCGGGTGGCTGGATTCTGATGAAACTCGCCATGCTCGTAATCCGTCGATTAGCGAAGCTCGCGGAACGAACGCAGGGGGACGCCGATGATATCATTCTCGCAGCCGTGCGGCGTCCTGTTGCCTGGATGTGCTTCTTTCTTGGACTCTGGGTCGCGCTGACAGTTCTTCCCCTTCCGTCCGAACCTGTTGACATCGACAGGTTCTTCTACTCTTTCATGAAGTCCGCGACGATCTTTATCGGATTCTGGCTGATTGTGCGTCTGATCAGCGGATTCATGAAGTCGGCTGAAGAGCGCGCCAAACTGGTCAATCCGCAGATTGCAGGAATTATCCCGTTGGGACGCAAGTCGATCGTCGTTGTCATGTGGATAGTCGCGACGCTCATTGCTCTTCAAAACATCGGCTACTCGGTGACGTCGCTGCTTGCGGGTATTGGACTGGGCGGCGCCGCGCTGGCCCTCGCGGCTAAAGACACATTGTCGAATGTGTTCGGAAGCATTGTCATTTTTGTGGACAAGCCGTTCGCTGTGGGGGATTACGTAAAAGTCGGATCAATCGAAGGAATCGTTGAAGAAGTGACTCTCCGTGTCACGCGCATCCGCACGTTTGAACGTAGCCTGATCACAGTGCCCAATTCGGATCTGACGACGAAACCGATCGAGAACTTTAGTCGTCGCGAGAAGCGCCGCATCCGCATGGAAATCGCGGTTACCTATGACACTCCGGCTGCAAAACTCGAAGAGGCAATCGCAAGTATTCGACAGCTGATTGTCGAGGACGAAGGTCTGCATACGGATGCCCATCACGTCTATTTCTTCAAGTTTGACACGTCAAGTCTAAACATACTTGTCCAGTGCTTCACGGTTGACACAGACTTTCAGTTGTTTCTTGAAACACAGCACAGGCTCTTGATGAACATCAAGCGTGAGCTTGAAAGGATAGGTGTCGAGTTTGCCTTCCCGACACAGACGCTTCATATTGCGGGATTTCCAGAAAGCCTGGGCACAAAATCAGTCACTCACGCCTCTTAG